In Sphingopyxis sp. 113P3, one DNA window encodes the following:
- a CDS encoding lysozyme inhibitor LprI family protein, which translates to MHRHSKRYCSEETRDRFQDVQSRWEEYRTASCSLVGDAPGTAPAYVNAAACEWQLARQRLVTLSTIDEHAYERCLTLSFEFPASRFGAPPSTTVIHPSSSLEWRYLASDSRLEVMREGSKVIELETSDCSYCTSGEPCSEGVFMFEYLTATADDPHMRNYGLLHACRKPDGVSFVFVSDLGTKPAIAAQAEKLPTFDWMVDDDALTFASTNGWKLRWNTPPSIHKP; encoded by the coding sequence CTGCATCGGCACTCCAAGCGCTATTGCAGCGAGGAAACGCGAGATCGCTTTCAGGACGTGCAGAGCCGGTGGGAAGAATATCGCACTGCCTCCTGCTCGCTGGTCGGTGACGCACCGGGAACTGCACCAGCCTATGTCAACGCAGCTGCGTGTGAGTGGCAACTGGCCCGACAGCGGCTGGTAACACTCTCCACGATAGATGAACATGCCTATGAACGCTGCCTGACCCTTTCGTTCGAGTTCCCTGCCAGCCGGTTCGGCGCTCCGCCGTCAACCACAGTCATTCACCCATCTTCCTCTCTGGAATGGCGCTACTTAGCATCTGACAGCCGCCTTGAGGTCATGCGGGAAGGCAGCAAGGTCATTGAACTTGAAACGTCCGATTGCAGCTATTGCACGAGCGGCGAGCCATGCAGTGAAGGCGTCTTCATGTTCGAGTATCTGACCGCCACGGCGGATGACCCACACATGCGCAACTACGGTCTTCTCCATGCGTGCAGGAAACCCGATGGGGTCAGCTTCGTCTTTGTCAGCGACCTGGGCACGAAACCGGCGATCGCGGCACAGGCAGAGAAGCTGCCCACATTCGACTGGATGGTAGACGACGATGCTTTGACCTTTGCGTCGACCAACGGGTGGAAACTACGTTGGAATACGCCTCCGAGCATCCACAAGCCGTAG
- a CDS encoding IS110 family transposase gives MDNPIPQTIGIDISKATLDVYAHPAGCERQFTNTAKGHRELIDWLGQWQIDRIAYEATGAYHRQLEQALSDLPCVKLNPARARRFAQAIGTLAKTDKIDAVILARMATTLQPPVRPANTPKQAKLAELISARDGLVRDKIALQNQAKNLTLPLLKRQHKKRLDQIEQHIKQVDVELATIIAADAELARRHEIISSIAGVGTRTADQLVATMPELGALDPKQVASLAGLAPVARQSGQWKGRSFIQGGRANVRRALYMPALVAARYNPDLKAKYQSLIASGKPAKVAVVTLMRKLIVMVNALIKADRLWVEKRA, from the coding sequence ATGGACAATCCCATACCCCAAACCATCGGCATCGACATCTCAAAAGCGACCCTTGATGTATATGCCCATCCTGCAGGCTGCGAGCGGCAATTCACCAATACCGCCAAAGGCCACAGGGAGCTGATAGATTGGCTCGGGCAATGGCAGATCGATCGGATCGCCTATGAGGCTACTGGCGCATACCACCGACAGCTCGAGCAGGCTTTATCGGACCTGCCATGCGTCAAGCTCAACCCGGCTCGCGCACGGCGGTTCGCCCAAGCGATAGGCACTCTCGCCAAGACGGATAAGATTGATGCGGTGATTCTGGCCCGTATGGCGACGACGCTCCAGCCTCCCGTACGCCCGGCAAATACGCCCAAGCAAGCCAAGCTCGCCGAATTGATCAGCGCTCGCGATGGCTTGGTCCGTGATAAGATCGCGCTTCAAAATCAAGCGAAGAACCTGACGCTACCTCTCCTCAAGCGTCAGCACAAAAAGCGCCTGGATCAGATTGAGCAGCATATCAAACAGGTCGATGTCGAGCTTGCGACGATCATTGCTGCTGACGCAGAGTTGGCGCGGCGGCACGAAATCATCTCCAGTATTGCCGGGGTAGGCACACGTACCGCCGACCAGTTGGTCGCAACCATGCCAGAGCTAGGAGCACTGGATCCTAAACAAGTCGCTTCCCTTGCAGGCCTGGCTCCCGTCGCCCGTCAATCGGGGCAATGGAAAGGGCGCAGTTTTATTCAAGGGGGACGGGCCAATGTAAGACGTGCGCTTTACATGCCGGCCCTCGTTGCCGCCCGCTACAATCCAGATCTCAAAGCAAAATATCAAAGCCTCATCGCGTCCGGAAAACCGGCAAAGGTCGCTGTGGTCACACTTATGCGCAAGCTCATCGTCATGGTCAACGCGCTGATTAAAGCCGACCGCCTATGGGTTGAAAAACGGGCTTGA
- a CDS encoding integrase core domain-containing protein — protein sequence MEERMRFVVRLLDGEPMSELCREFGISRKTGYKIFNRYQHHGLDALTDRSRRPVRYANQLPEPVERMIVRAKQDKPHWGARKIRELLVRRLAGDVRIPAKSTIHAVLDRHGLVQRMRRRKRATGTPLSPGTKPNDLWCVDFKGEFKLGNGRYCYPLTVTDHASRYLLLCEALESVREDLAFPAFEQLFRERGLPGAIRSDNGVPFASPNGLYNLSRLAVWWLRLGIEIERIKPGRPQQNGRHERMHLTLKKEATRPAGANFLQQQAKFDAFTAEFNKERPHEALGMKVPADTYQPSARDYHGLPELTYPLHDKDVIVTSCGRICMHRKKINISTVLAGQRLGIKEIDEGIWLVSFMHYDLGYIDLEQKTLQTLDNPFGARL from the coding sequence ATGGAAGAGCGTATGCGCTTCGTTGTCCGCCTGCTGGACGGTGAACCGATGAGCGAGCTGTGTCGCGAGTTCGGCATTTCTCGCAAGACGGGCTACAAGATATTCAATCGCTATCAGCACCATGGCCTGGATGCGCTGACCGATCGATCGAGACGGCCCGTCCGTTACGCCAACCAGCTGCCAGAGCCAGTTGAACGAATGATCGTCCGGGCCAAGCAGGATAAACCTCACTGGGGTGCGCGTAAGATCCGTGAGCTGCTGGTCAGGCGCCTCGCCGGCGACGTGCGCATACCCGCGAAGAGCACGATCCATGCGGTGCTCGATCGGCACGGCCTCGTCCAGCGGATGCGAAGGCGCAAGCGCGCAACCGGAACGCCGCTTTCCCCAGGCACCAAGCCCAACGATCTTTGGTGCGTTGACTTCAAGGGCGAGTTCAAGCTCGGCAATGGCCGATATTGCTATCCCCTCACAGTCACCGACCACGCCTCACGATATCTGCTCTTGTGCGAGGCACTCGAATCGGTCCGCGAAGACCTGGCCTTTCCGGCCTTCGAGCAGCTGTTCAGGGAGCGCGGCCTGCCCGGCGCCATCCGCTCCGACAATGGCGTGCCCTTCGCCAGCCCCAACGGGCTCTACAACCTCTCCAGACTCGCCGTCTGGTGGCTCAGGCTCGGTATAGAGATCGAACGCATCAAGCCGGGGCGGCCACAGCAAAATGGCCGTCATGAGCGAATGCACCTGACGTTGAAAAAGGAGGCAACCAGACCGGCAGGAGCCAACTTCCTCCAGCAGCAGGCGAAGTTCGACGCCTTCACCGCTGAGTTCAACAAGGAGCGACCGCACGAGGCGCTCGGAATGAAGGTCCCAGCCGATACCTATCAGCCCTCAGCGCGCGATTATCACGGCCTTCCAGAGCTCACCTATCCGCTCCACGACAAGGATGTCATCGTCACATCCTGTGGACGCATCTGCATGCACAGAAAGAAGATCAACATATCGACCGTCCTCGCCGGACAGCGCCTCGGCATCAAGGAAATCGACGAGGGCATCTGGCTCGTCAGCTTCATGCATTACGACTTGGGATATATCGACTTGGAGCAGAAAACCCTGCAAACCCTCGACAACCCGTTCGGCGCGAGGTTGTAA
- a CDS encoding IS481 family transposase, whose translation MDERLRFVARLLDGEKMAPLCREFDISRKTGYKIFERYKDCGLSGLTDRSRRPYRQANQLPFQIEKQIIELKREWPSWGAPKIREKLRRHYPELQCPAISTVHAVLDRNGLVKRRRRRRYKAEGTPLSRPLAPNDLWCADYKGEFMLADKRYCYPLTVTDSASRYLLGCEALATTKEVFAISVFERIFKEYGLPKAIRTDNGVPFASAHALFGLSRLSVWWLRLGIGIERIKPGCPQQNGRHERMHLTLKQEATRPACANFLQQQGRFDRFVDIYNHERPHQALAMRYPAECYTRSDRSYEGLPDLEYPFHDKTVIVTTCGRICFDSRKVNLSTVFAGQKIGIKQVDDQIWLVTFMNYDLGFFDNETCRLEPAPTPFGAKLLHGVIAGLVVRAVMPGVAVPQYDGSTGSRSDAGPNINGEQPWTSILALTFR comes from the coding sequence ATGGACGAGCGTCTCCGCTTTGTGGCGCGCCTGTTGGACGGCGAGAAGATGGCGCCGCTGTGCCGGGAGTTCGATATCTCCCGCAAAACGGGCTACAAGATCTTCGAGCGCTACAAGGACTGCGGTCTGTCAGGCCTGACAGACCGCAGTCGCCGGCCCTACCGCCAGGCCAACCAGCTTCCGTTCCAGATCGAGAAGCAGATCATCGAGCTGAAGCGCGAATGGCCCAGCTGGGGCGCTCCCAAGATCCGTGAGAAGCTCAGGCGCCATTATCCTGAGCTCCAGTGCCCCGCGATCAGCACCGTTCACGCCGTGCTCGACCGCAATGGGCTGGTGAAGCGAAGGCGACGCCGGCGCTACAAGGCCGAGGGAACGCCGCTCTCCCGGCCGCTGGCACCCAACGATCTTTGGTGCGCCGACTACAAGGGCGAGTTCATGCTCGCCGACAAGAGATATTGCTATCCGCTGACGGTGACCGACTCAGCCAGTCGATATCTGCTCGGCTGCGAAGCCCTCGCAACCACCAAGGAGGTGTTCGCAATCAGTGTGTTCGAGCGCATCTTCAAGGAATATGGCCTGCCCAAGGCAATCCGCACCGACAATGGGGTGCCCTTTGCCAGTGCTCACGCCTTGTTCGGCCTCAGCCGTCTCTCCGTCTGGTGGCTGCGCCTGGGCATCGGGATCGAGCGCATCAAACCCGGTTGCCCCCAACAGAACGGGCGACACGAGCGCATGCACCTGACCCTTAAACAGGAGGCCACCAGGCCTGCATGCGCAAACTTCCTCCAGCAGCAGGGCCGCTTCGACCGCTTCGTCGATATCTACAATCATGAGCGCCCTCACCAGGCGCTGGCAATGCGCTATCCAGCCGAGTGCTACACCCGATCAGACCGAAGCTATGAGGGGCTGCCCGACCTCGAATACCCGTTCCATGACAAGACCGTCATCGTCACAACCTGCGGGCGAATCTGCTTCGATAGCAGGAAGGTCAACCTCAGCACCGTCTTCGCCGGACAGAAAATCGGAATCAAGCAGGTCGACGATCAGATCTGGCTCGTCACCTTCATGAATTACGATCTCGGCTTCTTCGACAATGAAACATGCCGGCTCGAGCCGGCACCTACCCCCTTCGGAGCAAAACTGTTACATGGTGTAATTGCGGGTTTAGTGGTTCGCGCGGTGATGCCAGGAGTGGCTGTTCCCCAGTATGATGGAAGTACGGGCTCACGATCAGACGCCGGGCCCAACATCAACGGAGAACAGCCATGGACGAGTATATTGGCCTTGACGTTTCGATGA